One genomic region from Pigmentibacter ruber encodes:
- a CDS encoding PilZ domain-containing protein, which translates to MKFVAISQDKGLALSICSEFKQQGYDVFSAFSLKEAEKICQVEKPDVLVAEHIQVDGNFFDFYDKLKEKFIKETPPVAILLTESASELTPDVAIAMGLWALYTKPFQIKSLYYSVEDAVFSRKEGYTKRLDERIELTSKVNIKLPSSPKVFSTFSTNISFGGFFVALSEEFPEVGDIIEFRLMFSSLESLEGKGKVAWVRKEAKAGEQSGCGIQFTEGREKYVKFLVPIINETRTRQIESASFKVEDLNDILQQSVRAAKEKISKTVTEIYLLPANEKISVLCRSPQMLSVFSLLIYEIVYPMREIKGSNCMIAVKDGGKKTVEIILTCMPPGASLFVEALIEEKIQPILDMHKAKIHCEFNSISSTVVITLEKA; encoded by the coding sequence GTGAAATTTGTGGCAATCAGTCAAGATAAAGGATTAGCATTATCTATCTGTTCTGAATTTAAGCAACAAGGATATGATGTTTTCTCAGCTTTTTCTTTAAAAGAAGCTGAAAAAATTTGTCAAGTCGAAAAGCCTGATGTCTTAGTTGCCGAACATATTCAAGTAGACGGTAATTTTTTTGATTTTTATGATAAATTGAAAGAAAAATTTATTAAAGAAACCCCACCAGTTGCAATACTTTTAACAGAATCTGCTAGTGAGCTCACTCCAGATGTAGCCATAGCCATGGGTTTGTGGGCGCTCTATACAAAACCTTTTCAAATTAAATCATTGTATTACTCGGTTGAAGATGCTGTTTTTTCTAGAAAAGAAGGATACACAAAACGCTTGGATGAGCGCATAGAGCTTACATCAAAAGTAAATATAAAATTACCTTCTTCGCCAAAAGTTTTTTCAACATTTTCTACAAATATTAGCTTTGGTGGCTTTTTTGTTGCTTTATCTGAGGAGTTTCCAGAAGTTGGTGATATAATTGAGTTTCGTTTGATGTTTTCCTCCCTAGAATCGTTAGAAGGAAAAGGGAAGGTTGCATGGGTTCGAAAAGAAGCTAAGGCCGGAGAGCAATCTGGGTGTGGAATTCAATTTACTGAAGGTAGGGAAAAATATGTTAAATTTCTCGTTCCAATCATAAATGAAACTAGAACTAGGCAAATAGAATCAGCATCGTTCAAAGTTGAGGATTTAAATGATATTTTACAACAATCAGTTCGTGCAGCAAAAGAAAAAATTTCTAAAACTGTGACTGAAATTTATTTGCTTCCAGCAAATGAAAAAATATCTGTTTTGTGTAGAAGCCCACAAATGTTAAGTGTTTTTTCTTTATTAATTTATGAAATTGTTTATCCTATGCGGGAAATCAAAGGTTCAAATTGCATGATAGCTGTCAAGGATGGAGGCAAAAAAACTGTTGAAATTATCTTAACCTGTATGCCTCCTGGAGCTTCATTATTTGTGGAAGCCTTGATTGAAGAAAAAATTCAACCTATTTTAGATATGCATAAAGCCAAAATTCATTGCGAATTTAATTCAATAAGCTCTACTGTTGTTATTACTTTAGAAAAAGCATAA
- the asnB gene encoding asparagine synthase (glutamine-hydrolyzing) — protein sequence MCGYAGVMFSQDSSFASIPNYKELFYSKANNVKHRGNEPIRKAEFENVLLAHYRLAFLDIASNFQPMLSKNKKWVIVFNGEIYNHNLLRKKITAEQGYHFSTKSDTESILEGFLNYGLEIEKYLDGEYSFVICKTDGTELIAMRDPFGVKPLYFGLEDVQTNIFSTAQESYLFKTKTLHFSSEIKGLSIEKKWHRDGFLRQITGLYEPIRTPYQNIIQLPPNSFLYAKKQNDYFVCKIQIKKQPVRPILTDSDLNQDEMLHEFSKTLYKSVEYRMLSEVELGVYLSGGIDSRAVTYEMVNYLQHKKINRPLKSFTISFDSEEYSEATEALSFAQKYSVTPNILKVSNLNLSYAYKHAVYHSENVQPYTNCAAKWWLSKFAGKYVKGVLTGDGADELLGGYPSFKYASWWKFALSSVPGENVFDKIKKLTSGASLRDGTLMKKLTPEKDPWLVGSSVEGTGEDFMESLLLWGVPHPLFSQIKTIASAILGNEEATKWLSEQKESIRSWYSFGYQSDDEFLSNPTNALALWQNYFCKTHLPVQILNVVGDRMEMANSVEGRTPFLSREMAKLVAKLKDSMLIRGYEDKSILRRCYAKKIGQNFAMAPKKQFGSPFLFNENLIRNYQELITNKVKETQLFDIKNTSGLFEFMRSDFLKKKASPHLLTQISSAFQSLICFTILDDTLIKNNPPKREEDYEEKVLNQKII from the coding sequence ATGTGTGGCTATGCTGGTGTTATGTTCAGTCAAGACAGTTCATTTGCTTCCATTCCAAACTATAAAGAATTATTTTATTCAAAAGCAAATAATGTAAAGCATAGAGGTAACGAACCAATACGCAAAGCTGAATTTGAAAATGTATTACTTGCACACTATAGACTTGCTTTTCTTGATATTGCATCTAATTTTCAACCTATGCTTAGCAAAAATAAAAAATGGGTTATTGTATTTAATGGAGAAATTTACAATCACAATTTGTTACGTAAAAAAATTACTGCTGAACAGGGTTATCATTTTTCTACAAAAAGCGATACTGAATCCATCTTAGAAGGGTTTTTAAATTATGGACTTGAAATAGAAAAATATCTTGATGGTGAATATAGCTTTGTCATTTGCAAGACTGATGGAACTGAACTTATTGCAATGCGCGATCCTTTTGGAGTGAAACCATTATATTTTGGACTTGAAGATGTTCAAACAAATATATTTTCAACTGCACAAGAGTCTTATTTATTTAAAACTAAGACCTTGCATTTTTCCAGTGAAATAAAAGGTCTTTCAATCGAAAAAAAATGGCATAGAGATGGTTTTTTAAGACAAATTACTGGTCTTTATGAGCCAATAAGAACTCCTTATCAAAATATAATTCAATTGCCACCAAATTCATTTTTATATGCTAAAAAACAAAATGATTATTTTGTTTGTAAAATTCAAATAAAGAAACAACCTGTACGCCCTATTTTAACTGATAGCGATTTAAATCAAGATGAAATGTTACATGAATTTAGTAAAACATTATATAAATCTGTAGAATATAGAATGCTTTCAGAAGTTGAATTAGGTGTTTATTTAAGTGGAGGTATTGATTCCAGAGCTGTTACATATGAAATGGTAAATTATTTACAACATAAAAAAATAAATCGTCCATTAAAATCTTTCACGATAAGTTTTGATAGTGAAGAATACAGTGAAGCAACAGAAGCATTATCATTCGCCCAAAAATATAGCGTTACTCCTAATATATTAAAAGTAAGTAACTTAAATTTAAGCTATGCATATAAACATGCTGTTTATCATTCTGAAAATGTACAGCCATATACAAATTGTGCTGCAAAATGGTGGCTAAGTAAATTTGCAGGTAAGTATGTAAAAGGTGTTTTAACTGGTGATGGAGCTGATGAATTATTAGGAGGTTATCCAAGTTTTAAATATGCCAGTTGGTGGAAATTTGCTTTAAGCAGTGTCCCAGGGGAGAATGTATTTGATAAAATTAAAAAATTAACATCTGGTGCAAGTCTGCGTGATGGTACTTTAATGAAGAAGTTAACACCAGAAAAGGATCCCTGGCTAGTTGGTTCTAGCGTGGAAGGAACTGGTGAAGATTTTATGGAAAGTCTTTTACTCTGGGGAGTTCCACACCCCTTATTTAGTCAAATTAAAACTATTGCTTCTGCTATTTTAGGTAATGAAGAAGCAACAAAATGGCTTAGTGAACAAAAAGAATCCATTCGTTCATGGTATTCCTTTGGTTATCAAAGTGATGATGAATTTCTAAGTAACCCAACAAATGCACTTGCATTATGGCAAAATTATTTTTGTAAAACACATCTTCCAGTGCAAATTTTGAATGTAGTGGGAGATAGAATGGAAATGGCTAATTCTGTTGAAGGTCGTACTCCATTCTTATCTCGCGAAATGGCTAAATTGGTTGCTAAATTAAAAGATAGTATGCTTATTAGAGGGTATGAAGATAAATCAATATTACGTCGCTGTTATGCAAAAAAAATTGGACAAAATTTTGCAATGGCACCAAAAAAACAATTTGGATCACCTTTTTTATTTAATGAAAATTTAATTAGAAATTATCAAGAACTAATAACAAATAAGGTAAAAGAAACACAATTATTTGATATAAAAAATACATCAGGTTTATTTGAATTTATGCGCTCTGATTTTTTAAAGAAAAAAGCAAGTCCACATCTTCTCACGCAAATAAGTTCAGCCTTTCAATCATTAATTTGTTTCACAATTTTAGATGATACATTAATTAAAAATAATCCTCCTAAAAGAGAAGAGGATTATGAAGAAAAAGTACTAAATCAAAAAATTATTTAA
- a CDS encoding CTP synthase, producing MQYHDSKTHKRFSQHPVKYIFVTGGVVSSIGKGLAAASIGALLETRGLRVSMTKMDPYINVDPGTMSPFQHGEVFVTDDGAETDLDLGHYQRFTKANLAKRNSFTSGQVYDTVINKERRGDYLGGTVQVIPHITDQIKANIITASEGADVSIVEIGGTIGDIESLPFLEAIRQFRNDVGKENSIFIHVTLVPYIRAAGELKTKPTQHSVKELRSIGIQPDILICRADQPMAPDVRMKISTFCNLPKESVFEALDADSIYKMPIIYHEQRMDARIVELLGIWTAQPNLDEWNRIIECIERPKHHLKIAVVGKYMGTRDSYKSVYEALTHAGIANESSVKIVGIDSEQLNSTNTHEMLSEFHAILVPGGFGDRGVQGKMLAIQFARENNIPFFGICLGMQLACIEFARNALKIPEATSEEFDVNAKNKIIHLMESQQGVGQKGGSMRLGAYDCLVKRNTKAFDAYHFDKVSERHRHRYEFNLDFKKRFEEAGFIVSGESPDGTLVEMMELENHIWFLACQAHPELKSRPIAPHPLFRDFIAAALSYSKLKKEV from the coding sequence ATGCAATATCACGATAGTAAGACCCATAAGCGGTTCTCTCAACACCCTGTTAAATATATATTCGTTACCGGTGGAGTCGTCTCCAGTATTGGTAAAGGCCTAGCTGCTGCCAGCATAGGAGCATTACTTGAGACACGTGGTTTACGTGTCTCAATGACTAAAATGGACCCTTACATCAATGTTGATCCTGGTACCATGTCCCCTTTCCAGCATGGTGAGGTCTTTGTAACGGATGATGGAGCCGAAACAGATCTTGACTTAGGACATTATCAAAGATTTACAAAAGCAAATCTAGCAAAACGAAATAGCTTCACTTCTGGCCAAGTCTACGACACAGTTATCAATAAAGAACGACGTGGAGACTATCTGGGTGGTACAGTACAGGTGATTCCTCACATAACTGATCAGATAAAAGCCAACATCATTACTGCGTCCGAAGGAGCAGATGTTTCTATCGTAGAGATTGGTGGCACCATTGGTGATATTGAAAGCCTACCATTCCTTGAAGCAATTCGCCAGTTTAGAAATGATGTAGGAAAAGAAAATTCTATTTTTATCCATGTAACTTTAGTTCCTTACATAAGAGCTGCTGGAGAATTAAAAACAAAACCAACCCAACATTCCGTGAAAGAATTGCGTTCTATTGGAATTCAACCTGATATTTTAATCTGTCGTGCAGATCAACCTATGGCGCCAGATGTACGAATGAAAATATCAACATTTTGTAATTTACCAAAAGAAAGTGTGTTTGAAGCACTTGATGCTGATAGTATTTATAAAATGCCAATTATTTATCATGAACAACGCATGGACGCGCGAATTGTTGAGTTGTTAGGAATTTGGACTGCTCAACCTAATTTAGATGAGTGGAACAGAATTATTGAATGTATTGAACGACCAAAACATCATTTGAAAATTGCTGTAGTTGGTAAGTATATGGGTACACGGGACTCATATAAATCAGTATATGAAGCCTTAACCCATGCTGGTATAGCAAATGAATCCTCGGTTAAAATAGTTGGAATTGACTCTGAACAATTAAACTCTACAAATACTCACGAAATGCTTTCAGAGTTCCATGCTATTTTGGTTCCCGGTGGATTTGGGGATAGAGGAGTGCAAGGAAAAATGCTTGCAATACAATTCGCCAGAGAAAATAATATTCCATTTTTCGGAATCTGTTTAGGTATGCAACTTGCATGCATTGAATTTGCAAGAAATGCATTAAAAATTCCTGAAGCAACTTCTGAAGAATTTGATGTCAATGCAAAAAATAAAATCATTCATTTAATGGAAAGCCAACAGGGAGTTGGACAAAAAGGCGGTAGTATGCGTTTAGGTGCTTATGACTGCTTAGTAAAGAGAAATACCAAAGCATTTGATGCTTATCATTTTGATAAAGTAAGTGAAAGACACAGGCACAGGTATGAATTTAATTTAGATTTTAAAAAACGTTTTGAAGAGGCAGGTTTTATTGTTTCAGGAGAAAGTCCTGATGGTACTTTAGTGGAAATGATGGAATTGGAAAATCACATTTGGTTTTTAGCTTGCCAAGCACATCCAGAATTGAAAAGTAGACCAATAGCTCCGCATCCTTTATTTAGAGATTTTATTGCCGCTGCCTTATCCTATTCAAAACTTAAAAAAGAGGTATAA